From the genome of Salvia splendens isolate huo1 chromosome 7, SspV2, whole genome shotgun sequence:
ATGGAAGGCTgggaatttttgtttttttcattttgttggGAAACTATACATAATCAACTTTTGGGGAGAATTAAAACCTCACTTTCTGAACTGCTAAGCATTTATTTTGTTTACTTTCATTAGCTGGAGATTACTTGAATCTTTTTCCCAGCTCTTGTTTTTACTCAGAAGGAGAACATATCACATATGACCAGTGGACTTTCGAGTTTTTAGTAGATCATGCCAAACAAAATGCAATTGGTTGTTTAAATGAAGATTCTAGACGTTGTGTCAATCATGGTGTGATGATACTAAAAGCATGTTTGGTAGGGTAGATAACTCATCTAGTAATGAACAATTTCATCCCAAGATAAGTTATCTACCCGACCTAATTAAGTGCTGTGATTAGCTGAGATGTTAATTTGTTAGCACCAGCAGCTTCAGGAGCTGGAGATGACTCTAACAAGACTAGACAAACCATCATGATTGCTGGGATTGTTATTGGAAGCGCCGCAATGCTCCTTGGGCTCGCTATTTTCCTTGCATCGAAGAAACGGAAATCAGAGACTGTAAATATAGTAGAGCGTAGAGGTACTAGTAAAGAAATGTTTGTGTCTGATGTTGCAGGGACATGTTGCATATGTAGTAAACTTGATGCTGCCTATCTTTTCCTTATCCAAAACAGGTTCAAGGGAAAGAAGCCAAGACTATCTCTTGAATGCACCAACAATTCCAAGCAAACGAGACCAGTCGGGCGAAACAGCAGTAGACGATATAGAGCTGCCTCTGTTCGACATCACTACATTATCCATTGCCACCAACAAGTTCTCTGATGAGAAGAAGCTAGGCCAAGGTGGTTTCGGCATTGTTTACAAGGTGAAGTAGTAATAAATAACTCCACAAGATGATATCCAAACTAGAGGTGAATATTGAACTTGTGCATGATCAGGGTGTGCTAGCAGAAGGTCAGGAAATAGCTGTGAAGCGGCTGTCCAAGACTTCTGTTCAGGGAGTAGATGAGTTCAAGAATGAGATGAAGCTGATAGCTAGACTTCAGCATAGAAATCTTGTTCGTCTACTCGGATGCTGTGTTGAGATGGAGGAGAAGATGCTGGTATATGAGTACATGGAAAATAAGAGCCTCGATTCAATTCTCTTCAGTAACTCCTCTTCTCCTACCTAAATGGATGATGCATTTTGGTACTTACTGATTAGGTTTGTTTCTGGCAGAGAAAAACAAAAGCTCTATGCTTGACTGGCAAACGCGTTTCAAGATCATAAGTGGGATCGCACGAGGCCTCCTCTATCTACACCAAGATTCAAGATTCAGAATCATCCACAGGGATCTCAAGGCCAGCAACATTCTCCTTGATAAAGACATGGAGCCTAAGATATCGGATTTTGGCATGGCAAGAATCTTTGGAGGAGATCAAACTGAAGCCAACACAAAGAAAGTTGTTGGAACATAGTAAGATTCTCTCACCAACACTATATAGATCGAGTTTTTCATCTCAGAGTTTAAGTTAATAAACCACCATGCATGTTTGCAGTGGCTACATGTCACCCGAATATGCAATGGACGGCCTCTTCTCCATAAAATCCGATGTTTTCAGCTTCGGAGTTCTGGTTCTGGAGATAGTGAGCGGGATGAAGAACAGAGGATTCTATCAAACAAATAACCATCTCAATCTTCTTGCCTATGTAAGTAGAAGGAAGATAATTCATCTAGTAGTGTAGCAATAGATAGTTATGATATAATGATATGCGTATATGGAATTGTACAGGCGTGGAAATTATACAGGGAAGGGAGGGCGCTGGAGCTGGTGGACTCAGCGGCAGGCGAAGAATATGTGGCAGGTGAAGTACTGAGATGCATACAAGTGGGGCTATTGTGCGTGCAGGAGCAGGCCGAAGACAGGCCCAACATGTCGAACGTGGTGCTCATGTTAAGCAGCGATTTCGTGTCGATGCAACAGCCTAAGCATCCAGGATACTGCTTGGGAAGGCGCCCTACTGAAACTGATCCATCTTTACTGAGAATGGACGACGAATCATGCACCGTCAACCAAGTTACTGTTACCATGCTTGATGGTCGATAGTCATTCACTAACTGCTCCTCCTCATTTGAACCTACAGCTACATGTCTCTCTTCAACATCCATAACTTAGGTAGGATTAATTTTACCAATATTTCTCATTTTACTGTAAATCGTTCTCAAATCtactaatttttttgttttctagtTTTAGGCCATCATTCAAAAAGAATCATCATTTTGGGAAAACAATACGTTAGATTTGCAACGCTTTTTTCTCTGTTTGTCCCTTTTGATCAGTAAGATGTAAATCAATGATATAGTTTCTATGCATAAATAAGATGAAAGTACTTCTTACATCATGGAAGATTAAGGATTGACCAATGTAACTTGTACATTAAATATCTCAGAATTCCCTAAGAAAGTCCAAACAAAAATTTATTAACTAGACAGCTAATTTAGTTTGAAATTGACAAAGTCTCCATAGTCGGCAGTTCGTGTGGCTCAGCACTTAACAACATTTCTGCTTAATACTTGTCTTGTGATATTTATTCATTCTTTCGACGATATAATATACAATTTCAAAGTTGAAAAGTTCCCTTTCACATCGACTCACCGCGGcaggcgacggcgacggcattTTCCCGCCAATTGTAAAGCCGAGAGGATGAAACTTGATACTACTACTCTGTTTCATACAGTCTCCTTCCTCGTTCTCCTCTTCAAATCCTCCATCGCCATCGACTCCATAGCTCCGAATCAGACCCTCCTTgataacaacaacaacaacacaaGTCTTGTTTCTCCCAACGGAAACTTCGTGCTTGGATTCTTCAGCCCCCAGAATTCCACCAACCGATACATCGGAATCTGGTTCAACAAAGTCTCCATTCAAACCGTAGTCTGGGTCGCCAACAAGAACCGCCCGATTTCAGACTCATCAGGCGCACTCTCCGTCACGCCGGCCGGAAACATCGTCATCACCAGCAACCAGTCATCTATAATTTGGTCCGCAAACTCCACTTCCAGCAACCCTGTTTTGAGACTTTTAGACAACGGAAACCTCGTACTCGATCACGAAGGAAGCAGCGGCAGTTATTTGTGGCAGAGTTTCGACTATCCGTGTGACACTCTGATTCCCGGCATGAGACTCGGGTGGGACCTGAGAAGAAATCAAGAACTGTATCTAACGTCGCGGAAAAGCATGGATAATCCTTCTCCAGGCGAATACACGTACAGGATGAATCCCAAGGGCTTGCCTTCGATAATCCTACGGCGAGGATCGACCATCGTATTCAGAAGCGGCCCTTGGGACGGGGTTCGCTTCGGCGGCAGCCCTGCTCTCCACGGGAACTCGGTTTTCACCCCAATTTTCGTATTCAACTCTACCTACGTTTATTACGAATTCGAAAACACGGACGACTCCGTCATTTCGAGGCTTGTGGTGAGCGAATCAGGCGCTCTGGCGCACTTCCGGTGGAGCGAGGCAAGCAATGATTGGATCAGCATCGCCCCGTTGATAGGCGACCTCTGCGATGAATACGACAAGTGCGGCAGCTTCGGCGTCTGCGAATTTGGCAGAGCGCCGTTATGCGACTGCTTGGCGGGGTTCGTGCCTCGGGTTGGGGAGGAGTGGGCGCGGTTTGATTGGGCGGGCGGGTGCAGCAGGAGAGCCCCGCTGAACTGTAGCACGGCCGCAGGGTTCAGGAGGTTTTCGAGGGTGAAAGTGCCGGACACGTCAGCTAGCTTTGTGGATGCGAAtgcgaggaatgagaaggagTGCGAGGCGGCGTGTTTGAGGGACTGTTCGTGTGTGGCGTATGCTCGGACGGAGGCCACCGGGTGCGTTGTATGGTCGGGGGAGTTGTTGGATATCAGAGTGTATGAAGATGTTGGGCAAGAACTCTTTGTCAAGATGCCTCTTTCTGAACTAGGTCACTTTTTATTACTACAAACTTTGCTTATTTGTACATTAGATTTGCAGTATGATACTTACATTCTTAATTGCTGTTGTCATGCGATTAAAAGGCTCGAGAAAATCGAAGAGAATAGCTGTGATTGTATCGGTAATGGCGGCTGCATTCGTAGTGGTGTTGACCCTCGTCATTTGGTTGGTTATCCGTAAGCGGGTCGCCAAGAAGAAAGCAGGTTAGCAACTTAGCATGCATTTCGCAATTTTTCTCTTGTGAGTAGGTCATGCTTCACGATCATAATTTGAAGTCTCTTCGTAAAAGTCAACCATAACGACTTTATCAATGTTGACTACTTAattagtttgttttatttttggcaCGGAACTAACTTGAATGGTTCCACATTTAGCACAGCAACAACATGATTTTCCAATCCAAAGTGAGAATGCATGCATAAGTGATGAAGATGTTGCTTTACCAATGATTGACTTTCTTACCATATCAACGGCCACAAATGAGTTCTCCTTTTCAAGTAAGATTGGCGAAGGTGGTTTTGGCCCTGTTTACAAGGTATAATAGATCCTAATTTGTTATATTCAACTagaacatttatcatttttcctATAAAATAATAGAATTCTATTCATGATCATCTTACAAAGGGCGTCCTATCAAATGGCAAAGAGATAGCAGTTAAAAGACTCTC
Proteins encoded in this window:
- the LOC121810736 gene encoding uncharacterized protein LOC121810736; this encodes MRNAAERHHHLWCFLVTFTLFPLLTASIDLITPTKPLAQNNTLVSAAAEFELGFFPGTPNTWYVGIWYKNIPERVVVWVANRDSTLTNSSGILKISPLDARLTLQDHSGTSLWSSPNHSATGGSRVAELLDNGNFVLREEDDDDPDNYLWQSFDYPTDTLLPGMKLGWDSKTGLNRFITSWKSADDPSTGDYSFKLDIYGYPEIHLANKEKIYYRSGPWNGLRFSGVPEMKPTSQLLSFVFVRNSHQVSYSFNLLNESMYSRLVVKHSGALQRLIWIPSSRIWNPFWYAPKDQCDVYRECGVYGICDANASPVCKCMKAFEPKDPQAWSLRDGSDGCVRVVELDCGTDGFLAMSSVKLPESGAAYVYAEMSLDQCRDMCRRNCSCRGYSSANISDGSGCVVWAEDLYDMRQYAASEGGGQDFYYRVPAAELAPAASGAGDDSNKTRQTIMIAGIVIGSAAMLLGLAIFLASKKRKSETVNIVERRGSRERSQDYLLNAPTIPSKRDQSGETAVDDIELPLFDITTLSIATNKFSDEKKLGQGGFGIVYKGVLAEGQEIAVKRLSKTSVQGVDEFKNEMKLIARLQHRNLVRLLGCCVEMEEKMLVYEYMENKSLDSILFKKNKSSMLDWQTRFKIISGIARGLLYLHQDSRFRIIHRDLKASNILLDKDMEPKISDFGMARIFGGDQTEANTKKVVGTYGYMSPEYAMDGLFSIKSDVFSFGVLVLEIVSGMKNRGFYQTNNHLNLLAYAWKLYREGRALELVDSAAGEEYVAGEVLRCIQVGLLCVQEQAEDRPNMSNVVLMLSSDFVSMQQPKHPGYCLGRRPTETDPSLLRMDDESCTVNQVTVTMLDGRYFRPSFKKNHHFGKTILRVAQHLTTFLLNTCLVIFIHSFDDIIYNFKVEKFPFTSTHRGRRRRRHFPANCKAERMKLDTTTLFHTVSFLVLLFKSSIAIDSIAPNQTLLDNNNNNTSLVSPNGNFVLGFFSPQNSTNRYIGIWFNKVSIQTVVWVANKNRPISDSSGALSVTPAGNIVITSNQSSIIWSANSTSSNPVLRLLDNGNLVLDHEGSSGSYLWQSFDYPCDTLIPGMRLGWDLRRNQELYLTSRKSMDNPSPGEYTYRMNPKGLPSIILRRGSTIVFRSGPWDGVRFGGSPALHGNSVFTPIFVFNSTYVYYEFENTDDSVISRLVVSESGALAHFRWSEASNDWISIAPLIGDLCDEYDKCGSFGVCEFGRAPLCDCLAGFVPRVGEEWARFDWAGGCSRRAPLNCSTAAGFRRFSRVKVPDTSASFVDANARNEKECEAACLRDCSCVAYARTEATGCVVWSGELLDIRVYEDVGQELFVKMPLSELGSRKSKRIAVIVSVMAAAFVVVLTLVIWLVIRKRVAKKKAAQQQHDFPIQSENACISDEDVALPMIDFLTISTATNEFSFSSKIGEGGFGPVYKGVLSNGKEIAVKRLSQDSGQGLHEFKNEVILIAKLQHRNLVRLLGCCIHQNERMLVYEYMPNKSLDFFIFDQTKDTSLEWRTRYDIIVGIARGLVYLHRDSRLRIIHRDLKASNILLDNEMNPKISDFGLARMLGADQYQEKTKRVMGTYGYMAPEYAVDGFFSVKSDVFSFGVLVLEIISGKKNRGFYHPDHDLNLLGHAWKLWTEGNPKDFVDASILNRESLAVVRCIQVGLLCAQQRPEDRPTMSNVVVMLDGEYPILDQPKQPGFYTQRTMIDTDSSSTGKMPNTSNEITVTLLHGR